The DNA region tttatttttttatttttttattttttattttatttatttatcaaacaataaaaaataatgtaaaaacaaatttattcatgatataataaatgTTACATGGGATTGACAAATATTTAATGACCGGTCCAATCGAAACGTtcccctgttccacatccaggtgcgttagtttgtctctAAGGTCTCCCACAATTTTCCTGGGGTGTTTGGGGTCTTTATGTGCTAACCTGATCGAATGATGGCTGGTGCAAAGGTCCGGCagaagttccagcggtatttgacagatgtgtcattATTTGTacccaatatccggaggggctctggccaacggtgcttccgtaatggagttcgatgcccatgtcatcgtagttaggtcgaTGGGGTTGGGTGGATTACGGAaggtatagttgcccaaattgggacattgaatcgttttggaaattaagcaatggttcctggggcgtactacagttaaacaatggttgtgtgttttggtgatgggatgtttgagtggtcattggtggggggctacgatgaagtgacccatatgaatcatctgggtTATAGACCGTTGTGGTTGAAGCatatggttgttggtgggtagggtttgattcttCGTTTTGTGGTTAGGTGGGTGACATGAATGGATTGTGATGTTGcgtggttggttgttgggtggatgGCATAAAtgggttgcgaggttgggtgtttggttgttgtgtgtatgtgataggttgatgttgtgaggttggttgttgTGTTTGGGTGGTTTGACGTTGGTGTTGGGCGGGGAATTGTTGTGGGGCGTACGACgacgaagctagttggcgtggatccatcaaagGTATACAACTTAAAAATGGAACAAGTAAAAAGAGAGTGATAACATACAAATATCGAGATATTCTCAAGTGTTCCTCtgtgttcatcacccatagtcaacAGAGATATAATCTGATGACGAACAAGTTGGGGTGAATGTTGtagatgacgaagaggaagaaGCCGAGatcttggttgattcaatggtgaacgctgatgaggaagaggagctattaccagctagtcatgtatattgtcaacctcaacacatgacaaggtttAATTTGGGTTCTGATGAACCTTCATTAGatatatggtacaatccttatgtgaaaatgcaaggatctttgaaacaaggagacacattttGCACAAAAGATGATTGTGTAAAAGCcatcaaaaaatttcacatgcaactatcagctgatttcagagttgataGAACAAATGCATTGAGATAAAAAATTTATTGTTCGAATGCACACTGCCTTTTCaagttgtcagcttcgtaccggaagaggagcgattcttgggagattggatccatgGGGTCCAATTCACAtatgcatgctgacaaacccaatgcaagaTCATCGGAAActaagctctcagctaatatgcgatgaaatattaTATGTTATTGGCgacaatccgtcgttaaaggtgagtacaataataTCGCATATTAGGGCAGGGTACCAATACACTCCATCATGTAGGAAGGAATGGATAGGTAGGACAAAGGCTATTGAAAAGGTGTTTGACAATCGGGAGGACTCTTACAAATAACTTCCAAAATACCTATTGactctaaaacaatatgctccaGGTACTATTGTCAAGTTTGAAACATTTTCCACGTATAGACCAAAAGGGACGTGTGttattggaaatggaatattccactGTCTCTTCTGGGTGTATCAACCATGAATCATgggtttttctttctgtaaacctattatacaaattgatggtacatggttgtacgggaaatacaaaggaacgttactgatggcagtggcacaagatgacaacaacaacatttttataATCGCCTTTTCCCTTtttgaaggggagactgctgagggatggagttttttcctaaaaaatctctTATTGCACGTTGCACCGCAACGTAACTTATGTTTGATatccgacagacacccttcaatcatcagtgcatatagtaatattgataatggctggcaagatcctccttcgacgcatgtcttctgtattagacatattgctcatAATTTCATGCGGGAAACCAAAGAcaagacgttgcggaagaaggttgtcaacggaggttacacattatcagaaccttctttcaaacactaccacAAAGAAATAAGATTGACAAACGTGGatgcagtacggtggatcgaCGGTATTCCATTGGAtaagtggactagggcataccACAACGAATTTCAATaaactctgtcttcaaaggcatttgtaacctacctataaccgcaTTGATGCAGACAACAgatttcaggctaggggcgttaTTTGAGAGCAGACGTTCCAAATGGATTTCAATGTTGCAATATGGGaagttgttcagtgatgcttcaatgaaattcattaaacatgaagctgccaaagaaaacacacatgtggtcacggtgtttgaccgtactaaaggttaGTATAGTGTTGTCGAatccatggatcacaatgagggcatgccgatgggacaatGCAGAGTCGAACTAGATAAAGGTTGatgcgactgcggaaagttccaagcctttcgtacaccctgctcccatgtcattaCGGCATGTTCCGAATGGATCCATTCTGCTTGCTATCTGACGTTTACAAAATCATCAGCCTATCGaatgtttataaaattaatttttctgtagtagcaaaagaggattattgtCCAGAATATCAAGGGCACATCGTCTGGCATAACAAAGTTATAcaaaggaagaaaaagggtctCCCAAACAACACCCGTATTCGAACTGAAATGGATTCGGAGAATCCAATGGgtagattatgtagttcatgcagttagccaggtcacaatcgtactaactgCCCGAGTGTTGGAACGAGtacaaccagataaattcacatgtatctctgttgcaatatatgaaaaactaaatttatttcatattatacGTTTGTGACAaaaataccattacataaacaataacacaaacaattaaaacactagaatacaagaactatgcgattacaaccatcaaaacaattttgaacatgtaatgcatcattCTACGAACGTCTTAGTCAGTCTTAATTTCCActcattcacgcacttctccattttgtTGAACATGGACACAAGtcattgtattcttctaatcctttcaccatctccaatttctccatctaaccaactgttcaacgtccgattaagacgttcaaacgaatATGTATTCCTGAGACAAATCTTTATGGGAGACGCAATAGCGAAAAATATTAAATCGGCATTTCGCTGGTGAATGTATTCATACATGATTAAAACACAAAAACTTGAAAGAGAGTGGAGCTGAATGAGAGAAAATATGAAAGTAGAGGAAgattttgtgtgaaaaatattgcatcaAAGGCGAGGTATTTATATAGAAGGGGTATaaaatgcatgcgccaagagGCTAGGCGCCAAACATGGCAACACATGCAGGCGCAAGaggcattgacgcctcctcttaacgcccttggcgcctcctcatgaggctACCAATGCAGGCGACAATGCCTTGGGCGCCTCCTCTTGATCCATATGGGATGCGCCGGTTCATCTGGCGCGTCCTCTTCTAAATGTGgttattttagatttttttttaaaaaatttattattttggaattatttttgaaaaagttggttattttaaaaaataaatctCAGATAAGTGAGTGAATATgtttttaaaaattgaaaaattcaTTAAAATAAACGGGTTTCGAGTAAAATTGGACTCCGACCCAAAAATCTACCAGCCCACTAATTAAACATTTATGattattattttgattaattttgacTTAGTTGTTGAAATATTAGTTTCTTAAAAATTTACTATTTTAATGACCGtgattttaaatagttttggATGTTacacttttaaaaaaaaaaattatattgaTACTAATATAATTTTGTGTCGTATGTTTGTTGTAAGTATTTTATGATGAATTTTATTgtttaatattattatttattattctattatgtaaaaaatagtaaaattagattacccaattttttttaaaattaaaaatgtTGAATAATTATAGTAAAAAAATGATGATTAATTATTTAATcatttaatatttaaaaaataaaaaataaaaaatttgaatAAGCCAAAACTTAATCCAACCCAATTCAAAAATTAGTGGATTTGTTTAAACAAGTTCAATGGTATAATGTTCAATTATTGTATCTTATTTGCTTGCTCCTTTTGAGAAGAAAATTTTAAtacaataaaaaaaattatatttatatgATTTATGGAATcaatattaaaattttaattaagTAGAATATTTATATTGTGCATGAGACAATTTAAATTTATAAtaaacaaaatgataataataTAAAGTTTTCCAATTTGTGTTAGAAATTCATTGCATTATCTTTTGTTTGGTTGCTTGCCTAATTTGAGAAATGAAGAATAAATCAGTCTTTTGATTCATTGCATTATCTTCCGAATGATACGATATAGTACACATTTTATTGGTTTGTATTAATGATTCGATCTCTTTATCCTTTTGTTTTTTTTGTCGTTGGAATTTATACTACGTACGGTAGCACTGATTTGTTTTCATTATATGAAATTGAAGATCATGTTGACGTCTAGATTCATCTGCACGCAATATAGGGTGGTCCTGTAGCTATATGTTAAAATTCTTTgattaaaatagaaaaaatagaaaaaaggtCTAGGGGTGGGAAAACTCTGCATTTTGGTGAGGTAAGCATTTGAGTTAATGTCTTCTTTATACGTGAACCCATGCTAGTACTAATGTATTCTTTGATTAGAATAACATTTAACTTAAAATAGcaaaaacagaaaaaaaaggTCTACGGGTGGGCAAACTCTGAATTTTGGTGAGGCAAGCATATGAATTAATGCCTTCTTTATACGTGAACCGGTGCTAGTGCTTTTTTGTTCTTTGATATTCTAACAAACTTCAATTTTAAGTATACATTATTTGCTATACTCTAGTTCTTAAAAAAAACTAGACATATTTGAACACCCAACAATCACGTAACTAGCTccaaaattaataaaataatacataatttatatttattaaatacaatTATTTGGATTCATaatcttgttttgtttttaaataaattatattgAAACAGTGTAAAAACAATTTCAATAAATTTTGAAAGTGTTTATCGATATTTTTAGTAAACAAATCACAAATTTTATCATCTAAAGGATTAAATAAGAAAAAATCTTAAAGATATTATGTGCGagatatttaaaaaaatatatcgGCGTTGAATGGTTTGAAGATTGAATAAAAAAAATCTGGATAAAATATTGGAATTAAAAGAGGGACACAACTTCATATATTTCTTAAAAATTCTTTATCACTTTTACTTGAATGTGTGAATTCTAAAAAGAACGGAAATGAAATTGCCAACCCTTTTTACAGAATCAAATTTTACTTATATACTATTTATCTCAATAATTGTCATCAATGGTTAACCCTCCAAAATTTAATTGTCATCAATGGTTAACCCTCCAAAATTCGATACGTGAGCTTTTGTCCTCTGGTTCGCTACCATGTGTTTTCCGTTCACGACTGCAAAACCGATATTGTTGTCAAAAGTACCTCCAATTCCTCCATCTACCTCATTGATTATAATATAGTACACATTTTATTGGTTTGTATTAATGAGAATTAACTCAAATATTTTGGAATCTAAATATTAAATCAATCCATTAACCAGAAATATTTGTCGGTATTAATTCAAATAGTTATTTTTGTTTGTGTCTTGGATGAATTCAAAGTACAAATTTCAtgattaaaaaacaaaaaaaaaacagtAGCTCCTGTACACGAACAGGACCACCCTATATTTTACATGCAGATGAATTTAGACAACGTCAACATCATCTTCAATTAATACAAGTACTAGTACTAACACAAATtccaaaacaacaacaaaaatagAAGGACAAAGAAAAAGGTTGAGTCTATTATTTTTATCGTTTTTAATCAAGCATTGGAAGAGGGAATCTGAATTTTTAATATTGTAGCGTGATTGGTGGGAATAAAAGAGTACTGGTATGATGTGAATCTTTTTTTAAAAGAATGCGAAAACTAGTGGTGGGAACGTGAACCGTCAGTTTGAATGGCATACCTTCAAATGATACATTGCATTATCAATGTTATAATTCATTAATACAAGTACTAGTACTACCAGTGTTATAATTCATTGCATTATCTTCCAAATGATACGATATAGATCACATTTTATTGGTTTGTATTAATGAGCGAGATTCGATCTCTTTATCCTTTTGTTCTTTTTGTTGTTGGAATCTATACCACGTACGGTAGTATTCTTTATAGGATGGTCATGTAGCTATATTTTAAAATTCTATGCATTTTGGTGAGACAAACATATGAGTAAATGTCTTCTTTATACGTGAACTGGTGCTAGTGCTATTTTGTTCTTTATACGTACAATATAGGGTGGTCCTATAGCTATTTGTTAGAATTCTTTGATTAAGATAACATTAACTTAAAATAGCAAAAATAGAAAAAAGGTCTATGGGTGGGCAAACTCTGTATTTTGGTGAGACAAGCATAtgacactacgccaaaaactggaatagacagcgcaccttagagggcgctttattacaaaagcgcactctaaagtgaagcgaaaaaataaggagcgaacaactggaatagacagcgcactttagagggcgcttttgtaataaagcgccctctaaggtgaagcgaaaaaataaggaggagatagagggacaacaatacagggcgctttttagaaagcgccctctaaggttgCCCTCtgcgccctctaaggttacccttagagggcgcttttaaaaaagcgctctataagtccatgtgcatttccagtttataaagcgcttttggaaagccttagagagcgctttcataagcgccctcttaggccccctttagagggcgctttttttccacaagcgccctctaaggtcccctttagtaaacattaaaattataacatactgcgcattttgttatttcactctctgttattttcgttctttttcacgttagggttctcactgctacgattttcgctacttctaaggcgttcttcttccacctctgttagatctacgacgtttcctccttctattaattcgttgttagctgttcgattttgacaccataggtatttttctaatcttcatattacttggtttctcttctgacgttcgctattgttcattttttatttcatttttcttggttcatacatttattgagtattctcaacaataattattgtgttgcaaggctagcaatggagactaggcattatgggttaaatttcaccaactgttccattttTTTTAGTTCTTTATTGTTAACTATGATTAAAATGACTCTTTATTTATTGATTTATTgatgttatatatatatatatatggttaGGGTGAAACTTTTTTCGAATTGATGCAGATACTTGTGTCCTGAACCCTATCCGGAGGAGAATTTGGAGTTTCTTAAATCACAGAATATTTGTCTATTTCAATTTGGAATTGAGGGGAAAACGGTAATTTTTTATATTCGTATTCATCATATATGTGTTCAAATGTgtttaatcatgttatttcaaTGTATGATGTTTTGAATTGGGTTTTGATTGTTGTTAAAAAGTCTGTGATTGTTTGAATCATTCTGAATTTTGTTAATGAAATTTCATTGAAATCATGAAATGTATGTTGTGTATTACTTAAAGTTTGAATTTTTTCTGTGATTGTGTTATTTTTGCAGATTATTAGATTAGGGTTTTAGGTTTAATTGTATAATTAGGGGAAAAAGGGGGTTTGGGGTTTATCATAAATATGGGTTGGTGTTAGCTACTAATAATTATGAAATTTGACCTATGTGGATTGGTGATTCATTTTTGGttttatctcttttttttttattttagagTTAATAAATCTTTGTATTTTTCTGCAGGAAGTTTCTTTACCTATTCTCAGTGATTCTATTATGGAGGCTTTGAAAATTTtacttggtatttgaagcaagCTTATTCAACTTTGAAATGCAGATTTTTTGTATATCTTTGTTGGTGTTTCTCTTGTTTGTTAGATATCTAATTCCTTAATTTTGTCTGGTTTCAGATGTGAGAAATCACCCTGTTTTGATTCATTGCAAACGAGGAAAGGTATAAGATTGATCACTTGCAAGTTTATCTTCTCAATTCTGAATTTCTGTTTTGAATTCCTAATTGTTTGTTCTAATGATGATTTTTCTTCTGTAATGCAGCATAGAACAGGTTGTGTAGTTGGTTGCTTCAGAAAGATGCAGAACTGGTGTCTGTCTTCTGTGTTTGAGGAGTATCAGCGCTATGCTGATGCTAAATCCAGGACAGCGGATTTAACATTTATAGAGATGTTTGACATCATAAATCTTAGGCAGTGCCTCTACAGCATCATCTACCAGTATCAAGGTGCTTCAAAGAAGCGCAGATTGATGTATCAAGGCGAGACTACGCAGAAGCCACCCCGTTTGACATCGTTTTAGCTGTTGCACTGGCTATCAACTCCATTTTTGGATTTGGTAGAGAACTCATACTTCAAAGTAATTTTTTGGAGTCTTTGAACATATATCCTTAGGGTTTTTAAAGATCTTTTGAGTACTGTTATTGACATGCATAttctcagagatgcttttgctacttagttttattcATAGTTAACAATAAAGAACtaaaaaaaacatacatctcagagatgcttttgctacttagttttatttctttttaagttatgaattggttgtatatttagaatctttagaagttaaacgattatatatcagtggattgttgtatatgtatggattgttatatataaggcttgttgaatgcaatgtgtgaaaaagggcttcaaattatacagttttaggtgtactgcttcaatatacaggttgtctaaaataaataaataaaatatagcgctttttaaaaaaaaaatttaaataaccacccactttagagggcgctttccaaaataagcgccctctaaaccctttaaatttccactttagagggcgctttccagtaaaagcgccctctaaacccttaaaagtttccactttagagggcgctttccagtaaaagcgccctctaaacccttaaaagttttCACTTTAAAAGGCGcttttttttaaaaagcgccctctaaagtggcccttaaagggcttaaagagccactttagagagcgctttcactagaaaaaaaagcgctgtctttacctatgccagcgccagattagagggcgctttaaagcgctgttataggctaaaaaaagcgccctcttttcccttatttggcgtagtgtgaGCTAATGTCTTCTTTAATTATGAAATTTGTACTTTGATGTGATCGAAGTCacaaacataaataaataaaataatgaATAAAACTCAAGGAAAGAAATCTAAATTTTGATTTGAGAATTAAGTGAGCACCACAATTCCTTTCCATTTGTTTAACTCAAATAATAGAGAATAACAATTACAACACTCAATTTGTAAAATTAACATTTCATTGATAAACTTCTTTGATATTCTAGTAAACTTCAATTTTAAGTCTACATTATTTGCTATACTCAAGTTCTACAAAAAAAAATTTGCTATACTCAAGTTctacaaaaaaaaaaaaaactagaAATATTTGAACACTCAACAATGGTGATACTAGCTCCAAATTTTGAGGgcaccatatatatatataaacatcaCATATTAAAACTTTTTATCATTAAATAGTAGACTTTAAAATGAAATAAGTATTATAATAAAGTAGTATATTATTATTAGAATTCAGTTTTTACATGAAGCTCCGTCCCTGGCCATATATAGAGAGACCGAACCAGAAATTTTAAATTATGAGACAAAATTCATAAATTTATTATGctaaaaatataatataatttttttataacttttaatattttaaaaatattaatgattttttattttctatttataATTATACAACATATTTTATTTTCACAAATCAATTCATAGTTCATAAATCATTAATTTTTCTATGCGAAACTGTAAAAGGAATttcaatttatatatatatatataatatattatatatatatatattatatatatatataatatatatatatatatatatatatatataattgaatTTTGAAAGTATTTATCAGTGTTGTTAGTAAATAAATCACAAGTTTTAGTTCACTTAAAGGATTAAACACAAAAAAATCTTAAGAATATTATGTGCGAGATATTTGAGAAAATATATTCGCATTGAAAGATTTGAAGAATGAATTTAAAGAAACGGGATGAGAATGTAAAAAGGTAAATGCATATTGCTTAAGAAAGGTAAAATAAATGACgacaaattaaaaaaaatatggAGAGAATATTGGAATTAAAAGAGGGACACAACTTCATATATTTCTTAGACAACCCTTTTTACATAAACAAATTTTACTTATATACTATGGACATCAATAACCGTCACCAACAGTTAACCCTCCAGAATTCGACACATACACTATCGGTGAGCTATTATCCTCGGCTTCGCTTCCATGTGTTTTCAGTTCACTGCTGTAAAACCGCTATTATTGCCAAAAGCACCTCCAGTTCCTCCAACTTCCTTTATTAAGAACCCCATCTATCGAATCTTGTGATTTTGGTATCGAAAACATGATTTAGCTACCTGTACCTAGCCTGCGTTTTTATCTCACATCCCCCCTCTTGTCGAACATGTTGAGTCGAAAATCTCAAGCTAACAAATGCCCCCAAAAATTCCATTTTCGATCATGTTTACAATATGGAAAAAAGTGGCATTTTTAGTAAAGGCTCGACACTGTTCATGACCACTTTCACCTAGTCGTCAAGTCAATAAACATGCATGAAACTACCATCATGACTCCGATTTCTTAAGGCAATCATGGGACACAAGAATTAACTGCATTAAACTAAAAGAAAATCATTAATTAATAATTTCAAACTAGAAATCAAAATGCCACTTGTTTTGGTTTCAGAGGAAAATCGAAAAGTCTCACTTTGATAGGGTTATATATCATTATTCTTCCTCTTTCTTCCTTTTCACAACTTCTCCCCTATGACCCTTAAGAATTTCAGTTCTTTTAACTTCATTATCACTCTTTCTTCTTCTCAAGTTCAATAATGGCTTCCCCTTCTGGAACTGGCAAACTAACTCAAATCATTTCTGTTGCTGACATTCAGGAACCTATCTTCTTTGGCAACCGTTGCTACATTCAAAACCTCCAACGGAGAAGGAAAACTCTAACATTTGGGCTTCCTAGGTATTGATTAATTTTCATCTTGTAGGTAGAGTTCATGTATTTTTGGATCCTTTACACATATCATCTAGGAAACCAAACAAACTGCAAAAAGTTCTTCCCTTCCTCACTTTCATGTAAACCTCATGCATTTGAAGATAAAAGTTTTAAATCGGGGTTTATGGAACATCCCAATTGTTTGTTCCGCTCCTCTCATACTAACGGTAGTGATTCCTATCTTAGATGGTTGCATAACGTAGAAAGAAGAAATAATAGACCTGGAAAGATCAAGGTATTTTTGACTTGATTCAACTATCGAAAACTAGGCTCAGGTATAACCCTAACATGCTTATAGTTGTTGCCTGTTTTGGGGAGTCTTCGACCAATACTTTTCATCTTCCATGTGGGATGGTCACTGATGTTTGTAGTATTCAACATCAAAAGTAAGTATTTGTTTTATCGTATCCATAAGGACTGATGTGATATTAAATGTTGTTCAACCGTTGATATGGTTTAAGTGAGAAGTTATCAAATTACTTGTTTGCATAAAGAGTGTAATGTGAAATCGGTAAGTAATAAGTGAAGTTTCAAATATGAGAAAGTTTGTTGGCATTAGGATTAAGTTAAGTTTCAAATATAAGAAAGTTTGTTGGCATTAGGGTTCATCCATTGATCACACATATATTTTTCCGATCAGTTATACAGAGATTAGTCGTTTGATTAATATTAGCATGTATTATTCGTCAACAACGTTTATGTATAAACTACTGACAAGAGTTCAACCGTAATGTTTAATTGACGGTCACTGAACCTATTAAACAATACGGTAGCATTAGGATTCTATACTCTTGTGAATATTAAACCTAAATTTATGTCTAGAGTTTAGCATCTAACAAATGATTATCCTAGATCAAGATTcgaagagtatttctcaataacGGTTCAAATTTAGAAGTAAAACATGTAAACAATGACAACATCAATATTAATAAAGGACTAATTCATATACATCGCCATGATCATAATAAATATATATAGTATTGATGGATTACATCCAATCCCAATAAGAAAGAGATTTAGCTACTCATGGTAGCTTTTGATTACAAATGAGAAGAAAGGAAGATTGATGAGCATCACTGACAAGTTTCTGACGGTTGATGTGTATCCAACTTGTATTATTCAAGTCAACTTTTCTCTCAGTCTCTTTCTCTCTTACTAATCATCTTTTCTACAAAAATGTCAACTCCTTCTAAATGAATTGTTTCTGAACTATATATAGTGGTCTTGCCCTGCTGATCTTGCCTGGCGAGTTGTAGCCTCACCTGGAAAGCCATCTTTCTTCACTCTGAAGTCTTTTCCATCTTAGCATCTCAAATTCCATTGTCTCGTTAGGCGAGTAAAAGGGTTGTTTGGCGAGCTTCCTCGTTGTATCTTTGCATGGCGACAATGGAGCATTTTTCTACTGGAAAGTTTCTAACTTGTCTCACCTTTCTCTCGTTGTTGCTTCAATGGGAAAGCTGGTTCTCCTTGCTAGAAGAGTGATGTTTTGGTTCTGTTTCTCCATGCATGAGCCTCGCGAGATGCTTACTGGGCGAGCTCT from Lathyrus oleraceus cultivar Zhongwan6 chromosome 1, CAAS_Psat_ZW6_1.0, whole genome shotgun sequence includes:
- the LOC127091583 gene encoding tyrosine-protein phosphatase DSP3, giving the protein MFLCSQWNEYAESFFDDVMKWHATSWIQRYLCPEPYPEENLEFLKSQNICLFQFGIEGKTEVSLPILSDSIMEALKILLDVRNHPVLIHCKRGKHRTGCVVGCFRKMQNWCLSSVFEEYQRYADAKSRTADLTFIEMFDIINLRQCLYSIIYQYQGASKKRRLMYQGETTQKPPRLTSF